A segment of the Anabrus simplex isolate iqAnaSimp1 chromosome 11, ASM4041472v1, whole genome shotgun sequence genome:
AGTATTATATATGTGTTGTGACAGTTTTATCCTAATCTTTCAATAACTTACCCACTTCGAATATACTGTAACAAGGGAAGATTACAAAAGATTCTGCTGAACTAATATTTGCAAGTCACTGGGTGGCACTGAAGTTGTCCTGAAGAGGTTAATAAGCTCAGTAATGAAATTGTCGGTACAGAGAAATGTATTCTACCGGTATGACTGTAATTTTGAACCTAGTACTGGAGAATATACCCAGGAACCTGAAGTATAACACTTTGGCAACATTCTCAGACTATCAGATGTATAGGGTGGTTGATACTAAAATTATGGGCTCCACCCGTACTATCTAATAAGTACTGTCATCTACTTTACAAACTGAATCATTTGACATGGATTTAATCAAACTGTCATGTTTTCAGATCATAACAACTCTaatcaatacattaattaattaataaagcaCAAATGGAGAACAAAGACTGGGTACTGTTTCGTTTAGTTTTCTTCTCTTGTCATGGTTATGAATTATTTGGCTCAATAAATGACATTTACTCATAAGCTGACTTCTTGTGTTTTTGTCTGTAATCCCACCCTAATGATGTTTCATCATTTGTTTCAGTGCTACATGAAGTGCGCCATGGGAATGATGCAGCTGGTAAGTACATTGATGTGTCCTCGCTATCAAACAGAACATATCCTAGGACTAAGTCCGTTTAAAGTCTTGTGTGTTTGAGACCATAATGTGACTGCGTTGTCTGTCCGTGTAATAGTATTCTCATCGGCTTTGCAGTTCACACCGGTTAGTATTCTGTAACAGACATAATTCCCCGTTCGTGAAAATTAGCACATGTCCAATAAGACAGCTGCTCCTTTAGAAGTGACTGTAACACCCTTCGTTCTCCTTCGCTCACTGGCTGAGCTCCACCTGGATCGAACTGTCTACCACCTGCCCGCCGCCTTATATAAGGGGGCCGACCCTTAGAGGTACATCGGCCACTCGAAGCTCGTGGAAAACTCTAGATATGGAAGGCTCTCGCTCCGGAGGTCTCGATGTATTTGGACCTCTCGAGGACTCTAGCGACGTAGCGGCCCATGATGGTCACTGTAGCAGGGTCTGGCCAATGAGAGTCGCTCCTCCTCCCATCAGGTTGCCTGTACAGCGGATAACTCGACTCCGGCGCGTCGACATCACACTGAGCGGGGCCATAATGGATCTCTCCCGCTCCACAAAACAGCGAACATACCACCATATGATTTCTGTATTTCATTACTAAGGGAAACTTCGTACAAGTTTATCTCAGAACTTGATTCTTTGCCCATGAACGATATGAACGATATATACATATGAACATCGGCACACGTAATGAGTCTGACCACAAGGATCCTAATTTTGTAGAAACTCCAGTGGACGTTATGTTACAATAAAATAAATCAATTATTCGTCTACACAaaacagggtctcccatataacaTAAGACCGAACGCTCGGTGATTGTAATCTGCGCTGCGACAGTTGCCTCAGCCCGCGGCCGCCctgcaatcttatatgaaatcatgCCATATAAAAGAAGCTGGAAGTGTCGTCGTTCCTGGGTTATGAAGGTACTGTAtccggtaaccacattctggctgccGCGAGTGAGTTGTGTCGCTGTAATATTTTTGATTCCATTGGCAATGTTTTCTTTCACTTCCTCCGgtgtgtgtgaggatttgttcgatacattatTTCAGTTTACCCTACAAGTAATTATCATGCACTGTTGGATCTGGGTAACGAGCCGgtaatagaccagcactgatcactctgtctgcaaacacttccgatattgtaagaagggaatcttctggtGTATGAGCAGCAGCTGAATCTTGTTGAACCATCCACGCGATTTTTCTCCTGACGTTAACTGATTCAAGAACGGCCTCAAAATGTCATCTTGCTGCTTCTCTGCACTTATTGTCGTCTCGAAAAATATAGGCCCATTTATTCGTTTTGGACTAACAtcacaccaaacaccaattttcctatcataatgagggacttgatAAACGCCATTAGGATTTTGTGCACACCAATAGAGAGAGTATGGCTCTTCACACGGTCATTAATAatatgaaaccaggcctcatccgaaaaaaaaaaaaaaaaagcacaagcTGTCTGTCGAATAAacaatcattcagtgatgcaaggcacaacttacagtatctcgttatttgctttacgtagcaccaacacagatatgtcttacggcgacgatgtgataggaaaggcctaggaattggaaggaagcggccgtggccttaattaaggtacagccccggcatttgcctggtgtgaaagtgggaaaccacggaaaaccatcttcatacaGTATCTCAATCTCGTGGCTGGATCAGCATATTTTAAACAATGGGCCTGTATAgatctgtacggtttgatgtgcaaCAACTTTGTaactctgtgtgcagaagaaaccaaaacccctacttgttgtgctgattttgtgagtgatttattcggtgaccgttcaagattcgcaccaatgtcatccagctttccctctgttaaaactgttcgtgtgcaggCATGTTTTTTTTATTGAGGACTGAACCAGtgatttcaaatttatttacaaatacGTAAAATCTGTGCTCGTGAACGTGAGACTTCACAGGGAATTGCTGAACAAATACATCGCGtaccgtcgagccgactcgtacttaaaataacctTTACGTACGAAAATTCAGTgttacaatgataactgtctcatcatgttaacagctgagattgagactggcgactgatgcttgcaaggtcaagaactacgcgcgcgcctccaatactgcagcttacgcATCGGAGAGTAAAACCGCTCTTTAggcggtcttagtttatatgggagacttTGTAGAATACCTGCTTGGACACTCACACTTCATGTAAGGACCGTTTCAAATAGTGAGCGTTATATAAATTGAACCATGTTCCTCAGGTTGTGGAAAGTTAATATTGACTACGGTGTAGACTGGTAAAAAGATAGTAAGATACTTCAACTACTGTAATTAAAGAGACTATCTTCTCTTATTCACGTAAAATTAGCTGACATCTACAGTAGGGTGAACTGTTCTCTCTCCACCACAACTGTACTTGTTTGTTAACAATATATTGATATAGGGTGAGTATTGTTCGGTAATATATCTATGAATTTATATTCTCCTTATAACATTTAGGGGctgcggtaaatgcgtgctcggttcgcccgaaaggacgtgggttcgaatccccgtcaggagtactaggttaattcgtgcgggcaaaggcggccgggcgtagagctagacactctaccccatcacgtgccgaggttaacaatggtggaagccttcaccttctactcgtccaagggccttcatggcctgtacggaggtatctTTGCTTTGCTTATAACATTTACAAATATTTAGtggttaaataaaaataaataacaaattcCTTCTCCCTTCCAGTTAAAGAACGGGAAGTACAGTCCTGAGGCAGCCATATCTCAGACGGACAAGATGATGCCGGACGAATTGAAGGAGAGGTTCAAAGTCGTCATCGAGAAGTGCAAGGAGAAAGCTAGTAAGTAACTTAGAGGGTATTTATAGGTACACAAGGAATTGATTATATATGCTATAAACTCAATAACATTGGAATGACATTTCTTGGCGAATGTATTCTTATCGGGGTTATGGTCCATTGAATTCCGGGAAAATAAAAGGATTTCCAGAACAGGAAAGATAAATCCAGGAGTCTGGAAGACATTCCAGGAGCGTAAAAATTGTCAGTAGAGGGAAGAAAATTCCGAAATTGCAATTCATGTTCTCTTCCGGTCCCCCGACTTCATGTGATTAAGGAGGCATGGGTTGTTCTTAATTTTGATTCGCAGATACCTCCATTTTGCGTTCAAAACTCTTCacttttccctcagattagtgttcaGAGAGGACGGTTGCATAACTGCATTTTCTTTTAAACCAACAATCACCACCAGCACCCAATTTTTGCTAAAGtttattttctttcaaattatctTCCTGCTTTCGATACATTGTTTAGTTTTTTCAACCTCAATCAGCATTTCATGACCACTAAGTGAACACGTGAACCTCTATGTAACCAGACTATATGAAATgttcttgtgttgtgttgtgtggttTCTGAACCAAGAACTTTCAAAGACTTACTTATGATGAGTGTATAATTGTACCATCCGACATCCTCTTTCATTAATTTGTCCCAGTGCATATTCCTCTACTAACGGTACAGTATATTCTCTTCCTTCTGATTGCATTCCAAACTTCCATTACAATTATATTTCATCTCCTTTTATGTCTTCTTTTAATTCTTCTATCCCTTCTCATATTCTTCCGATTTCTTTATAAATTTCTGAGTTGGTAGACATGTAGACTTGTGTTATTTTTGAACAGAACAATTCGTTCACTATGTTGGTCATATAACCTTACACTTTCTTCTATATCCTTATCCATTTTAAAACCAACTACCGCATTTCCtctatttgattttgtgttaataattctgcAGTTCCTTCCTTCCAGCACACTTATTTCAACTATctttaactttagtctatccatttcccttttcagattcgctATCCTACCACGCAGACTCAAATTTCTAGTATTCCACGTTCCGACTTGCAGAATGTAAGGGTTCATTTTTCTGATACTCACCCACTATACGGCCCTAGAggctcttaacttgcgagcgtgggttggcaaaaacggggcccttagctgagtcctggcattgcttccacttacttgtgccggactcctcactttcatctattctatccctTCCTGGAACTTCCGAAAGACTACTACTCACCTTTTCgttgaaccatttgttagtctgatCTCTCGACAAATATGGTCTCACCTACCGCATGGCTACCTGCTTCACAAGGACGTACAAAGCTTCACGTGGTTCTCAGGGAAGGGGTTATTCCTGAACTTTTCCCAACTACTGTACACGTAGACGGAGCTAATACGGATTAAGGtcagtttaacggccggatgcccttcctgacgccaaccctatgtggagtgatgtattcacgaATAAGTGTTTCTGAGATGGTTTGTAGTGAGGTGTGTATTATGGCGACAAGAAACACCGAGCCCCCGtgttgaagaaattaagaaaacatggTTAAAATTCTGTATGGAAGTGgaaccagggtcctctgaaccagCGACCAGTgcactgaccatccagccaaggagccaGTCATAGGAGGGTATCAAGTATCCCTCACAAATATGAAATTATCACAGTGAATTTCCTGTATCACTCCTTATGACAgcttcctgtgggtgggggcggtaaaacgACACCGatggtatcccttgtctgtcgtaagatgtgactaaaagcggccccataaactcttaacttgagagcgtgagttggcgaTTAGGGGGAACTTATCTGAATTCTGGAattgcttcacttacttgtgcaaggctcctcaattTCACTTACCTCATccaatcttccttggtcaactcttgttctgtttcgaccctgacggtattagaccTCCGGAATCCTTGTTTTTGACTCCCCTCATTACCCTTCCCCTTCTTTCATTTTACGAGAGCATTTATCGTTTATCTCCTCCTGAACACAATATTCACCATCAACCATATTCTCTGTTTCAGCTGGTGCCGATGTCTGTGAAGACGCTTTCCAAATTGTAAGATGTAATTACGAACAGGACAAAGAGGTAAGAATTAACTGAAATTAATATTTAGGACAAGTTCTCAGTAGACTATAAGAAAACATTGAGGATAATGTTGTTCAATTACTGTAGAACTGGAAACCAATGCTACGCTAATTTCATTTTCCAGTTTTAGATAGATAAAACCTTTATTATCtatagcgaagttagggctcctggcctttcttactctcaaccacacacatattattacttattaatactATGAAACTGACAAACCTAAAATACTAAGAATTACAAATAGCAGTCATGTTGAAGACAAACATATTCATACAAacacacaaagaagaaagaaaaaggactgcctacataatacaggtttgaaaaaTACCAACTTCACTGCAACAACTGAAAGcatccgtggcttaggcggcagcgcgccgccctctcaccgcaagatactgtggttcaaatcccggtcactccatgtgagatttgtgctggacaaagcggaaacggGAATGGGTTTTCTCGGGGTagtccggtttccctgtcatatttcattccagcaacactctccattaacattttatttcatctatcagtcatttatcattgccccacaggagtgcggcaggcttcggcagccggcacgtttcctataatcgccgctagatggggaattAATGctttccattcctgacacggttgaaagactggaaacaggctgtggattttcataatgcAACAACTCAAAGAAATGCAAAAGTAAAactactagtaagcttaataagaACATTAAATGGATTTTAACTAATTTTGATCTTGATCTAAATTACATACTGTAAATacggatttttaaaaattaaattaaattgttggCAACACTGTTAAATCAGAAAGTCATTGAGTCAGAAAGAAGAGCTTAATGAATCTAGTTAGGATGAAAGTTACAGATTGACAAGTTACAGAACTAAATTTGAATTATCGCATTAACCCtatattttgtttaattgtacaataatctcataatatcattttcacacacaatcactcgttcccctcatacaggtaccttgctaGAAGCGTTTAACGGGGAACTGCTACTAAGAGTACTTTTTGGCGCAGCATCACTGATGTCTTTGGGAGGAGCATTCCGCCATTTTAAAAATCTCCTTTAGCAAAATCCAGGCAGGGATATATTATATCAGtacgccactgtggtgtagtgtttagtgatattagctgccacccccgggggcccgggttcgattcccggctctgctacgaaatttgaaaagtggtatgagggctggaacgggttccactcagcctcggaaggtcaactgagtagaggtggattcgattccctcctcagccatcctggaagtgattttccgtgctttcccacttctcctccaggcaaatgccgagatggtacctaacttatggccacggccgcttccttcccacttccttgtctatcccttccaatttaccCATCCCcctgtaaggcccctgttcagcatagcaggtgaggcagcctggcgaggtgctggtcatcctccccagttgtatcccccgacacaacgtcagaacactgcccttgaggcggtagaggtgggatccctcgctgagttcggggcaaaaaccaaccctggagggtaaacagattaagtagaagaagaaaaagaagaccgagctcgatagctgcagtcgcttatgtgcggccagtatccagcattcgggagatagtggtttcgaaccccactgtcggcagccctgaagatggtttttagtggtttcccattttcacaccaggcaaatgctggggggctgtaccctaatttattaaggccacggccgcttccttcccattcctagccctttcctgtcccatcttcgtcataagacttatctgtgtcggtgcgacataaagcaattgcAAAACAGGAACTGTCAGTAAACTTGACGGCAGTATCAAAAATCTTCCCACTCCTACATTTTCTCTGCTTCACGGTAACGCATGGAATCACGAATATGTTTCTGGGCTTAAAAGGCGAGAGAGACATTCTTTGGttattcccctcttagtagcctctttcgacatgcaggggatactctATGACTCCACCCAAAGTAgggataaagagttccgataatcGAAGAAAGAGAGCGCATGTACAGGAATGgcaattgtgagaaaatgaaaaatattctagacctcgtaaatatgaTACTAATAtacttcttcttactattattattattgcgtagctgtgagtttgcattcgagagatagtggtttcgaaccccactgccggcagctctgaagatggttttccatggtttcccactttcacaccaggcaaacgctggggctgtacctcaattaaggccatggccgtttcattTCCACTActacgcttttcctatcccatcgtcgccatatgacctatctgtgtcatgagACGTAAAGAAGTAAaaatagttcttcttcttcttcttcttatcctaaTCCACGCTTTGGAGGAAGCGTGCCTCTCTCTTGTTCCAAGACTCTGGGTTCGTCTTcaggccagttcaaggattttaattctggatgcAGGTGTAGAACGTTGTTCACTTGATAcgagtccggctgcatggctaaatggttagcgtgctggcctcttgtcacaggggtcccgggatcgattcccagcagggtcgggaaatctaaccttaattggttaatttcgctggcacgggggctgggtgtatgtgtcgtcttcattattatttcatcctcatcaagacgcgcaggtcgcctacgggagtcaaatcaaaatacctgcatctggcgagccgaacttgtcctcggacactcccggcactaaaagccatatgccatttcattttcacttcgtACGAACTTTTCTCAAGCTCTTGGTTACAGGAAGAGCTCGCCTGGTATCCATGGTCTCacatcgtggttagctggttcgagtccccgTTGGTGGAAAAGAAATTCACCATCAGATTGTTGACTGACAGGGTAggatttctaatcagtagatttcGGGCCAAAAgtctagattcaattccaaacatctccgcagtactcatatggagtaaCGGCATAcaatactgttgatggtgattcgtctgttgaATGGAGACGTAAGGCCTTGGTACcgttctacaggagtaggctacgtgccggcaccgggtttcaccctcaccctttctgctatcatatatcatttcattcatttgatctcattaacTCCTCATCATGAGAtcgacttcaggaagggcatccggtccatCTGACCTCATAGCCgcactgtagagaaacgggacaaggggtaGTTACAAGTTACAATGAACAGATGACGCTACTGACGAaaactggttgccatggttacaactgTGTCCGGAAACTGGTGAATCTAAtacccagcccaaaaacatatccattttGAAATTAACTTGCCGAAATGAAACCGTAGTTAAATTTCACTGCATTGCCCTAcaaaggaggcttgtagtggtgtctcaacttcacactagccgccagcgtcgtggaaaggtgtagcaatccaagcgatgagcccactgctacactggggcgaaacgctggtaatttcatgattggaaAAGCCTAAAGAGACTACAGACTTTGACAAGAGTAACTTTCAACGGAATTTTGACATACGCTAGATTCGTATTCTAACATATCAAACAAATCTTACAACTGGAAGTTATTACTGAAATCGAAGTGCTTAGAAATTGCTTTCATGACTACCAGCATAATACCGGTATGCCAATAGTAAAAGCTGGCATAAGGGCGGTAAATTTGGTAATAAGTGGCAGTACGCTTGTGTCAGTACGTTCGTTGTCCACCGGATTACCTCCACTAACATGTTTAGGACGTCATGGTCCTGTTATGGTGGAAGAAACACGGCAGAGATCtttgtattttttttacaatttgttttacgtcgcaccgacacaaataggtgttatggcgacaatgggacagaaaaggtctgGGAATCGGAATAAAGCAGCCGTGGCACAggcccggcattagcctggagtgaaaatgggaaaccacggaaaaccatcttcagggatgccaacagtgaggttcgagcctactatctatcgaatgcaagctcacagctgcgcgcccctaactgagCGGCCAACTAACCCGGTCTTTATAATGCCAATTTTGCCTCTACTTCTTGTCCCAGAAGTGTGTGAAAATGAGATGTCAGTTCGAAATAAACATCAGCTGATTGCTACACGACGCATATCTGGTCACGTGAAATGAACATGCAATACGGTGGAGccatacgagaagaagaagaagacatatttgcagagagagagagagagagttcgctaagcggtttggatcacgtagctctcagcttgcattgaggagatagagtgtcggtagccctgaagatggttttccgtggtttcccattttccaccaggcaaatgatagcgctgtaccgtaattaagctTACAGCCGTATTCTTCCTGTCCTATCTGATCGTCACCAAATGACGTAACTAGGTTGGTGCGTCGTTAAAACACTTGCAAACAGAGGAAGAAGGAAATAATTCGTCAGTATCTCCACCCTTGTACAGCGTATATTATTCCACAAGCTACTCCCAGGTGCACTTTTCTCAGCAACAAGTGAATTTACAGACATAATATTTATTGTAGGTATCAATACAGCTTGTATCTGCATGGCACTGAATTATATTTCGATAATAGTTCAAATCAATACTATGCACTCGTTTGTTTCGAGCGAATGATCAAGAATTAATAACACTGTTCTCCTGTTTTTCAGGCTTTCTTCTTTCCTTAATACCTGCGACTGCTTCCAGGCGATACGAGATGTGTTCCGGACGTACTGATAACTGAAGATGTAATTATTATGTTCACACAAGCACCTACTATCTTGTCTAGTCTCTCTTCATAATTTGTACGCATTAAACCAGTTTGAAAACTGCAAATATTGTCATAGTTTCAACTTAATTCCTTCACCTTAGATTCATAAGCAATTTCTTGTAACACTGAATGAAGTTAATTGTAAGTTTTATCAAGGAGATTTTCATTTTATTCTCAGAGAGTTCACATGGAGAATAATGTTAGTTGAAAGTACACTCTGATgaggtaaacaaaaaataaattttcggTTCACTCATCGAAGGAAAAAAAGTAGGAACTTCATTTTCACTCATACAAAAGTACACGCAGTTCAGAATTTGAGAACAGGTTAGCTCAAAGTGATAGAACTGGCCGGTCGTAAAAGTAGCTACTCTATCCCATCTTGTGGCGTTGTTACGGGTAGTAAAAGCCATTATTTTCAACGTCTCGAGGGATCTTTAAGGCATGTGTCGAAGAAGGCTTCGTTCTCTTGAAAGTGGGACGAAAATGAGGAGATCCATCGTGTCCCCATctcagtgaggtggtggtggtgattcttgtgttaagagcaagtacaactgggcaaccatcctttattaaaacTATACAGAGGCAAAAATGGAAGGGTTCTGACAGTTCGAAAATTGAAGgtgtcggctaaagaaagacaagagccacacaaggtgtgaaaatgaaagactccctaggcctccatacgtaataacgtcggagtcggaaaagaacaagagttgaccaagggaggtcgggtagaatggatgaaagtgaagagcctgacataagcaagtggaagcaatgccaggaatcagctaagggcctcgtgttcgccaacccatgctcccaagtcaagagcccctggggcaccttttagttacctcttacgacaggaaggtgaTATCTATGGCAGATGCAGAATACTGATTTCCTTACATAAATATCGGATCTTACGGAAGGTTAAATGACTCAAATGTGTTGAAATCCACAACTTTCGGGCAACAATTGTACTTGGGTAATTATAGTGTACCTATGCCAAGATCACCATCAAGAAATTCAGTATTCCCTTGCGCTTTTGTTTTTGTGGCTGACGAAGCTTTTGCGCTAAGCACAAACATATTGAGACCCTTTCCTAAAAGATCACTTATTGCGGAAAAATTACAGATTCTCTAGAGCCCGACATTATGTGGAGTATGCACTTGGGATCATGTCTAATAATTGAATTTGCTTATCCTGTTGTAAAAGCGTGCTGTATTCTGCATAACATTCTTAGACGAAGAGATGGATacagttttgaagaaattttgacgTGTGAAATTGAAAGTATACCCGCATTAGTTCTGAGAGCTGCAACACATGGTATTAAAATAAGGGACACGTTTATGAATTACTTTTGTTCTGATGAGGGATCAGTTCGTTGGCAAAACAAGTATGCCTAAGTTAAAGATTGTAGAAACATAAACATTGTCTTCATTTATGTTAGTTTAGGACTATATATTAAAATTGTGGTGTTATGTTTGAAATAAAGAAAAGCAAAGCACTATAGTATAATTTGTAGATCAAACGATCACATTTTAATGCAAAGTAAAGAGTAATGTTAAAGAATTTAGCGGATGTAATTTATTAATCAATTCTTAAGAACAGTATGTAATGTTCTCTTATTTACTTGCCTATGTCATTTTGTTGCTTGTCATCCAATGTCTGGCACAATTCACCGGCGGTGCCCTGAGTGACTTTCTTCCAGGCTTCAATTTTTGCACTCCTGTTCTTATAATTATCATTCGCAGGGTTATAGAGAACAGGATATTCTTCAACTTCCATTGTTATTAATTCACCACCAACCTTCATtgcaacaacacaacacaacacaacacaacacaacacaacacaacacaacacaacacaacacaacacaacacaacacaacacaacacaacacaacacaacacaacacaacacaacacaacacaacacaacacaacacaacacaacacaacacaacacaacacaacacaacacaacacaacacaacacaacacaacacaacacaacacaacacaacacaacacaacacaacacaattgAAGAGGAGCGCAGTGTCCAACAGCGAGTTTCGCAGTAAAATACTGCCAGTGGAGCCCTGgccttaggggtgggggcgagagggcagagtgatgtataaaaataatcaaaaatagtgtccaatccatactgagatgaatagtgacaccccggatttTTTAAAGCGTAAGTTCTGCCTCCTTGTGCATAGCGATGAGAAAAAGGGAACAACGGAATTTTCAAAAACCGAGATAATGGGCGTGTAcctctcaaccaaaattggacttACTACCTGCAAAAGTACCTTAggggtaagagacccctagccccTAAAGtaagggtgaaatgtaaaaattaaccaaAAACAACCGAtgtttgtgtctaatccatagttttcggggtcgctcagatgaacTGTGACAGTCTGGGTGTCGTATAAGATAAAGTCCCAATCAGCAGGGGGCTGAGACGGGTGAAGAGAAGAAAGTGTTCCAAATGGACAGAGTTTAAGAACGTTTGTGTATATGTTCTGGCAAATATCTGAAtctggtacacacatgacttactatatagaaaacactGCTATGcgggtaagatacccctagcatCCCTAGGGTTGCGGTGAATTATGATTAGAAAACacagaaagacgggtgaaatataaaaaataatagacagcgacaaatatttatgtacagtccatagttttagaggtcgctgaagtgaataatgacactccggatgtaatatataagtaatgggtcgaaactagtaccgtgtaatttataatt
Coding sequences within it:
- the LOC136883165 gene encoding general odorant-binding protein 72; its protein translation is MNFMFLGAAVCLMAAGSLAMTMDQLRNLAKMPRSMCIQKTGVNKDLVDKIQVGEFPEDPKLKCYMKCAMGMMQLLKNGKYSPEAAISQTDKMMPDELKERFKVVIEKCKEKATGADVCEDAFQIVRCNYEQDKEAFFFP